The region ACCCGGGTCGCAGCGATGCACGTCACTTCCAGGAGTCAAACAGACAATTGTATGAAGCGATGCAAAGCGACCCACAGTTTGCGCAGTCGATGGAAGCACTTTACCCAGGCATCTCTCAAGGTGTGCAGCCTGGACCCAGAGGGGCGTTCCCGCGCAACTCGCCGCATCCCGATCTGACCTGGCATCACAATGCGACGCGCCCCGGTGCAATGGAGTTGATCCCGACAGCACAGCACCAAGCACCGGGTCCGGTACAGCAATCATTGCATCCGGGTCAGCAAGGCGGCATGAAAATATGGGGCGGTGGTCGTTGAGATGCCGGGCAGAGACCTAAGAGACTAAGGAGAATTGGATGATCATTTCAGAAGTCTTGGCGGACCCGACGGCGTATCTTTGGAAAGATGCGCTTTTTGCTGAACCCGTCAAACCGCTGACGGCAGAGACGCCGTGCATGGTTCATGATCCCAATGACGTAGAAGATGACGAACTTGATCTGCCAAACGCCGTGGTTGAAGCTGGTTTCGACTATGTGATCGCCATGCAGACCGTGCAGAGCATCGTCGAAAATGCCCGACTTCAGGGTCGCGGGGACAGCCTTGAAGACCGCCTTCGTGCGCTGAACTTCTATCTGGAGAACGACGCCTTCATCACGTTCTGATGCGGTG is a window of Paracoccus zhejiangensis DNA encoding:
- a CDS encoding DUF7716 domain-containing protein gives rise to the protein MIISEVLADPTAYLWKDALFAEPVKPLTAETPCMVHDPNDVEDDELDLPNAVVEAGFDYVIAMQTVQSIVENARLQGRGDSLEDRLRALNFYLENDAFITF